A region of Haliotis asinina isolate JCU_RB_2024 chromosome 9, JCU_Hal_asi_v2, whole genome shotgun sequence DNA encodes the following proteins:
- the LOC137296851 gene encoding tetranectin-like protein: MSPQDGQEEAGTVYYSLTSDACQPGYIHNRPLNFCYQLHLDITNYADGLADCNSRGEHFLVIDSPDKQSHFVKQVTASTDSRKNSFYIDGSDAATEGQWVYHDSRPMTYFAWSPGFPYNQTEDADHLVATKADNSFMWQDRKTKWDKFYICQKDL, translated from the exons ATGTCGCCTCAGGATGGACAAGAGGAGGCGGGGACAGTGTACTACAGCCTTACTTCAG ATGCTTGTCAACCCGGCTACATCCACAACCGTCCTCTCAACTTCTGTTATCAGCTTCATCTTGACATTACCAACTACGCCGATGGTCTTGCTGACTGTAATTCAAGAGGAGAACACTTTCTTGTCATTGACAGTCCtgacaagcagagtcacttTGTAAAGCAGGTCACAGCCTCTACAG ATAGTAGAAAAAATAGCTTCTACATCGACGGATCAGATGCGGCAACTGAGGGGCAGTGGGTGTACCACGACAGTCGACCAATGACCTATTTCGCTTGGAGCCCAGGTTTTCCGTATAATCAAACAGAAGACGCAGATCACCTTGTGGCTACCAAAGCAGACAATTCGTTTATGTGGCAAGACAGGAAAACGAAGTGGGACAAGTTCTATATTTGCCAGAAAGATCTTTGA